A single window of Spirochaetota bacterium DNA harbors:
- a CDS encoding KH domain-containing protein, whose translation MEEKELVEYLAKRLVDKPDAVSVNVVEDDKGTVLELTVAPDDVGKVIGKRGRIAHALRTLLSASGIKTGRRVALDIIDN comes from the coding sequence ATGGAAGAGAAAGAACTGGTAGAATACCTTGCGAAACGGCTTGTCGATAAACCGGATGCCGTTTCGGTGAACGTTGTCGAGGATGACAAGGGTACCGTGCTCGAACTAACGGTAGCCCCGGACGATGTGGGCAAGGTCATCGGAAAGCGCGGGCGCATTGCACATGCGCTTAGAACACTGCTCTCCGCCTCGGGCATTAAGACCGGGCGGCGCGTGGCGCTCGATATCATCGACAATTGA
- a CDS encoding signal recognition particle receptor subunit alpha: protein MLEGLTKSITGALSALGGRKRLTEKQLTDAVALIKDALIASDVNTEVAEKFTASVLKRAVGTDVLEGVNPSEQFIAIVHEELAAMIGGSEEKPGLSLLPDEKLSIVLLFGLQGSGKTTTAAKLAAHYKKSKRVMLVGLDVHRPAAMEQLATLAEQAGVRCHIEKQEDKAHKILKKSLFVAKKETINLLIVDTAGRLELDDAMMQELKRVANTVESTEKLLVVDSTAGQSVFNTAKAFRDAVGITGVIMTKYDSDARGGSALSLKYAAGTRVKFIGTGEHLEDFDEFDAERVASRMLGMGDVVKLVKKAEAAIDQKKAEEMMKNIIENNFSFNDYLTQIDSTMSMGGLSKIMAMLPGTHDLPDDMMGEQEKQIRRFKAIIQSMTKKERLAIFPLNNSRVVRIAKGSGTSVYEVNRLLKQFNTMRSMMGSRKKMDRMMAGLERMGVDMNSMDANAFERTMK, encoded by the coding sequence ATGCTTGAAGGACTGACAAAAAGTATAACCGGCGCGCTTTCCGCGCTCGGCGGCAGGAAAAGGCTGACTGAGAAGCAGCTTACTGATGCTGTCGCGCTCATAAAGGACGCGCTCATCGCCTCCGACGTGAACACCGAAGTGGCCGAAAAGTTCACCGCATCCGTGCTCAAGCGTGCTGTCGGCACCGATGTGCTCGAAGGCGTCAACCCGAGCGAGCAGTTCATCGCCATTGTCCACGAAGAGCTTGCTGCAATGATAGGCGGCTCCGAAGAAAAGCCCGGCCTCTCGCTCCTTCCCGATGAAAAACTTTCCATAGTGCTCCTTTTCGGGCTGCAGGGCTCAGGGAAAACAACGACGGCGGCAAAGCTCGCCGCACACTATAAGAAAAGCAAACGCGTCATGCTCGTCGGTCTCGATGTGCATCGCCCCGCCGCCATGGAACAGCTTGCCACGCTCGCAGAACAGGCGGGCGTCCGCTGTCATATTGAAAAGCAGGAAGACAAGGCACATAAGATATTGAAAAAATCGCTCTTTGTCGCAAAGAAAGAAACTATCAATCTGCTCATCGTCGATACCGCCGGACGCCTCGAACTTGACGATGCGATGATGCAGGAACTGAAACGCGTGGCGAACACCGTGGAAAGCACGGAAAAGCTCCTCGTCGTCGATTCGACGGCAGGACAGAGCGTATTCAATACCGCGAAAGCGTTCCGCGATGCGGTCGGCATTACCGGCGTCATTATGACAAAATACGATTCGGATGCCAGGGGCGGGAGCGCGCTCTCGCTTAAATATGCCGCCGGCACGCGTGTGAAATTCATCGGCACCGGCGAGCACCTCGAGGACTTCGACGAATTCGACGCCGAACGTGTCGCATCGCGCATGCTCGGCATGGGCGACGTCGTCAAGCTCGTGAAGAAAGCGGAAGCGGCCATCGATCAGAAAAAAGCCGAAGAGATGATGAAGAACATCATCGAGAACAATTTCAGCTTCAATGATTATCTCACACAGATCGATTCGACGATGTCCATGGGCGGACTTTCGAAGATAATGGCCATGCTCCCCGGCACGCATGACCTCCCCGACGACATGATGGGCGAACAGGAAAAGCAGATACGCCGTTTCAAGGCGATAATACAATCGATGACGAAAAAAGAGCGGCTTGCCATTTTTCCGCTCAACAATTCCCGCGTCGTACGCATCGCCAAGGGAAGCGGCACATCGGTGTATGAAGTGAACCGCCTGCTCAAGCAATTCAACACCATGCGCAGCATGATGGGCAGCAGGAAGAAAATGGACCGCATGATGGCGGGGCTCGAGCGCATGGGCGTCGATATGAACAGCATGGACGCGAACGCATTTGAAAGGACTATGAAGTGA
- the rpsP gene encoding 30S ribosomal protein S16 — MVRIRLKRIGRKHQPHYRIVVTDSRSPRDGRFIAELGWFDPRSATEQIKIDGELAKSWIAKGAQPSDTVWGILATAGVIEKTPQTSTRPPLKVRKPEKRRSTRPKEAAAAAASPEAAPAAPAAEEKKEEVKA, encoded by the coding sequence GTGGTAAGAATCAGACTCAAACGCATCGGGCGCAAACATCAGCCGCATTACCGCATCGTAGTGACCGACTCCCGGAGCCCTCGGGACGGACGCTTCATCGCGGAACTCGGCTGGTTCGACCCGCGCTCGGCAACGGAACAGATCAAGATCGACGGCGAACTCGCCAAGTCGTGGATAGCCAAAGGCGCACAGCCGAGCGACACGGTATGGGGCATACTGGCCACTGCCGGCGTCATAGAAAAAACGCCGCAGACATCCACTCGCCCGCCGCTCAAGGTGCGCAAACCGGAAAAGCGCCGCTCGACGCGCCCGAAAGAGGCCGCCGCGGCAGCAGCATCGCCGGAAGCGGCACCTGCAGCGCCAGCGGCAGAAGAAAAGAAAGAAGAAGTAAAGGCATAA
- the rimM gene encoding ribosome maturation factor RimM (Essential for efficient processing of 16S rRNA), producing MDGFVAVGTVVRPQGVRGELKVTPYGSLDDIRFLANVRRIYLVRDERSNAYDVVSVKFLTDAAVIKVTGIDDMNAAGKLTGSTVSVGEGDFPPLPADSYHIDDLIGMTVVDEKGIVRGTVAGIIRTKAHDVLEVTGPERTVNIPFVKAIVTVDTAARRMTVRASGFFA from the coding sequence ATGGACGGCTTTGTTGCGGTCGGCACCGTGGTGCGGCCGCAAGGGGTCCGCGGTGAACTGAAGGTAACGCCGTACGGCTCGCTTGACGATATACGTTTTCTGGCGAATGTGCGGAGGATATACCTGGTACGCGATGAGCGATCGAACGCGTACGACGTTGTATCGGTGAAATTCCTCACTGATGCAGCGGTTATCAAAGTAACGGGCATCGACGATATGAATGCCGCCGGAAAACTGACCGGCAGCACGGTCTCGGTAGGAGAAGGAGATTTCCCTCCCCTCCCGGCGGACAGCTATCATATCGATGATCTCATCGGAATGACGGTGGTCGATGAAAAGGGCATTGTGCGCGGAACGGTGGCGGGTATCATCCGCACGAAAGCGCATGATGTGCTTGAGGTGACAGGGCCGGAAAGAACGGTGAACATACCGTTCGTGAAGGCGATAGTCACGGTCGATACGGCCGCGAGGCGCATGACGGTGCGCGCTTCGGGGTTCTTCGCATGA
- the trmD gene encoding tRNA (guanosine(37)-N1)-methyltransferase TrmD — MRMHLTILTLFPDFFTSPFATGVIDGAREGDLLQTDLVNLREYGLTRHRKCDDYPYGGGPGMVMSVEPFEKYYRANPKKKGEHVVLLTPTGTPLTQPIVKRLAEKERLTFICGHYEGVDGRVESRYADEAISIGDYVLSGGEAAALVIVDAMVRYFGVIGNDASVPGDTFEERMHGLLEHEQYTRPPSCESGDVDAVLKGGNHRDIEAWRRRRSVLRTFEYRSDLLAKAKLTAEDIRYIFEHLKIKEKDNG, encoded by the coding sequence ATGAGGATGCACCTGACGATACTGACATTGTTCCCGGACTTCTTCACCTCGCCGTTCGCGACGGGCGTGATAGACGGAGCACGGGAAGGCGATCTTTTACAGACTGACCTGGTGAATCTGCGTGAGTACGGCCTTACCCGTCACAGAAAATGCGACGATTACCCGTACGGCGGCGGACCCGGCATGGTGATGAGCGTAGAGCCGTTCGAGAAGTACTACCGTGCGAACCCGAAAAAGAAGGGCGAGCATGTCGTACTGTTGACGCCGACCGGAACACCCCTCACGCAGCCGATCGTAAAGCGATTGGCGGAGAAAGAACGGCTGACGTTCATCTGCGGACACTACGAGGGCGTCGATGGGCGTGTCGAATCGCGGTATGCCGACGAGGCGATATCTATCGGCGATTATGTCCTTTCCGGCGGAGAAGCGGCGGCCCTTGTCATCGTGGATGCGATGGTGCGCTATTTCGGCGTTATCGGCAACGATGCGTCAGTGCCCGGCGATACGTTCGAAGAACGCATGCATGGCCTTTTAGAGCACGAGCAGTACACGCGTCCCCCGTCATGCGAAAGCGGCGACGTGGATGCGGTGCTTAAGGGCGGGAATCACCGGGACATTGAAGCGTGGCGGCGCAGAAGGAGCGTCCTGCGCACATTTGAGTACCGAAGCGATCTTCTGGCGAAAGCGAAGCTTACCGCGGAAGATATACGGTATATATTCGAACATTTGAAGATAAAGGAGAAAGACAATGGATAA
- the rplS gene encoding 50S ribosomal protein L19 — protein sequence MDKMMVVNNAQKKEVPAVSPGDTVRMHVKIIEGDKERVQPFEGVVMSLKGSGPGRTVKVRKISYGIGVERTFLLHSPRIEKIEIVRSGKVRRAKLYFLRNKSGKKSRLVEKLGLKVTAVENAETEATAPAPAEKPAEKPVEAAAPAPAEKKAEKKSAK from the coding sequence ATGGATAAAATGATGGTAGTGAACAACGCACAGAAGAAGGAAGTCCCTGCGGTAAGCCCCGGGGACACGGTGCGTATGCACGTAAAGATCATCGAAGGCGACAAAGAGCGCGTGCAGCCCTTCGAAGGTGTTGTCATGTCGCTGAAGGGCAGCGGCCCCGGACGCACGGTAAAAGTGCGGAAGATCTCATACGGCATCGGCGTTGAGCGCACGTTCCTTCTACACTCGCCGCGCATCGAGAAGATAGAGATCGTACGCAGCGGGAAAGTACGCCGCGCGAAACTCTACTTCCTGCGCAACAAATCCGGCAAGAAATCGCGTCTCGTCGAGAAGCTCGGATTAAAGGTCACCGCGGTCGAGAACGCCGAAACAGAAGCAACGGCTCCTGCACCGGCTGAAAAACCTGCCGAAAAACCGGTTGAAGCGGCAGCTCCTGCGCCGGCTGAAAAAAAGG